The region ACGCCTTCTACCGAGAGACGGTGATCTCGGCCAGCAGCGGGGCCGAGATCGACGAGCAGGGCATGACCTTCCGGATCCGGGTCGAGCCGCACGGCAAGTGGACCACGGTCCTGCGGGTGGTCACGCTCTTCCCGAGCGCGGACGATTCGGCCGCGGCGGAACTGCCGACGTCGCAGCGGGGACGGGGACGGCCCGACATGCAGCGCCGGCTCGACGAGTGGATGGCGCGGGCACCACACCTGGCCTGCGACTGCGAGCCGCTGAACGACTCGTACGAGCGCAGCATCACCGACCTGGCCGCGCTGCGCTACACCGGTCTGCTGCGCAAGGAGAAGCTGCCCGCCGCCGGCCTGCCCTGGTTCATGACCCTGTTCGGCCGGGACAGCATGATCACCTGTTTGCAGTCGCTGCCGTTCATCCCGGAGATCGCCCCGCCCACCCTGCGCACCCTGGCCGACCTCCAGGGGGCCCGGCTGGACAACCTGCGCGACGAGGAGCCCGGCAAGATCCTGCACGAGATCCGCTACGGCGAGTCGGCGGCGTTCGAGGAGCAGCCGCACTCGCCGTACTACGGTTCGGCCGACGCGACCCCGCTGTTCGTGATCCTGCTGGACGAGTACGAACGTTGGAGCGGCGACACGGCCCTGGTCCGCGAACTGGCCGACGAGGCCCGGCAGGCCCTGCGCTGGATCGACACCCACGGCGACCTGCTCGGCAACGGCTACGTCTGGTACGAGCGCCGCAACACCCGCAACGGCCTGGAGAACCAGTGCTGGAAGGACTCCTGGGACGCCATCTGCTTCCGTGACGGCACCCTGCCCGGCTTCCCCCGCGCCACCTGCGAGATCCAGGGGTACGCCTACGACGCGAAGATCCGGGGTGCCCGGATGGCCCGCAAGTTCTGGGACGACCCGGCACTCGCCGACCGGTTGGAGCGGGAGGCGGCCGACCTGAAGGTGCGTTTCAACCGCGACTTCTGGGTGGAGGACGGGGAGTACTACGCGCTCGCGCTCGACGGCGAGGGCCGGCAGGTCGACGGGCTCGCCTCGAACATGGGACACCTGCTCTGGAGCGGGATCGTCGATCACGACAGGGCGGCGCTGGTGGCCCGGCACCTGCTCGGTCCGAGAATGTTCTCCGGCTGGGGTGTGCGTACGCTCGCCGAGGGCAACGGTCGGTACAACCCGCTCGGCTACCACGTCGGCACGGTCTGGCCGTTCGACAACTCGATCATCGCCTCCGGTCTGGCGAGGTACGGCTTCACCGAAGAGTCGGCCCGGATCGCGGAGAGCATCATCGACGCGGCGAAGTACTTCCAGGGCCGGCTGCCGGAGGCGTTCGCCGGCTACGACCGGGAGCTGACCACGTACCCGGTGCAGTACCCGACGGCGTGCAGCCCGCAGGCCTGGTCGGCCGGTACGCCACTGCTGTTGCTGCGTACGATGCTCGGCCTCGAACCGCAGGAGGACGGGCTGACCGTGCGGCCCGCGGTGCCGGCCAGTCTGGGCCGGATCGAACTGCTCGGGATACCGGGCCGGTGGGGACGGATCGACGCGTTCGGGCGGGGTCGACTGCATACCACGGCCCAGCCGGCGACCAACCCGACCAATCACGACGGTCCCGCATAACTGCCGGAAATACGACTGTTCCACGGGTGGGGACGCGACAGCGGTTACCGTCACGCCAACCTGCCAGTTTCCGTTTGACCCAGGTCAGACGTCGATCGGATCGGG is a window of Micromonospora sp. NBC_01699 DNA encoding:
- a CDS encoding amylo-alpha-1,6-glucosidase → MSQPVSILDGATFVVSSRNGDIDPSPTFPTGLFALDTRFIARWELTINGEHLHSLSVDDLRYFQTSFFLAPGEPTHYIDAKASVIRQRTVGGGFEERLTVLNHQEEPVDFTVRMEIASDFADLFEIKNLLPKRGDITTRVQDDTLRLSYRRDAFYRETVISASSGAEIDEQGMTFRIRVEPHGKWTTVLRVVTLFPSADDSAAAELPTSQRGRGRPDMQRRLDEWMARAPHLACDCEPLNDSYERSITDLAALRYTGLLRKEKLPAAGLPWFMTLFGRDSMITCLQSLPFIPEIAPPTLRTLADLQGARLDNLRDEEPGKILHEIRYGESAAFEEQPHSPYYGSADATPLFVILLDEYERWSGDTALVRELADEARQALRWIDTHGDLLGNGYVWYERRNTRNGLENQCWKDSWDAICFRDGTLPGFPRATCEIQGYAYDAKIRGARMARKFWDDPALADRLEREAADLKVRFNRDFWVEDGEYYALALDGEGRQVDGLASNMGHLLWSGIVDHDRAALVARHLLGPRMFSGWGVRTLAEGNGRYNPLGYHVGTVWPFDNSIIASGLARYGFTEESARIAESIIDAAKYFQGRLPEAFAGYDRELTTYPVQYPTACSPQAWSAGTPLLLLRTMLGLEPQEDGLTVRPAVPASLGRIELLGIPGRWGRIDAFGRGRLHTTAQPATNPTNHDGPA